A window from Citrus sinensis cultivar Valencia sweet orange chromosome 5, DVS_A1.0, whole genome shotgun sequence encodes these proteins:
- the LOC112495491 gene encoding heat shock 70 kDa protein 6, chloroplastic yields the protein MACSSAAQIHFLGNISFSSRKNSKTGRENTAGSRNLFFGQRVGGNRFGSVPSAAFLRLKSENRGRRYVGPVRVVNEKVVGIDLGTTNSAVAAMEGGKPTIVTNAEGQRTTPSVVAYTKNGDRLVGQIAKRQAVVNPENTFFSVKRFIGRKMVEVDEESKQVSYRVVRDENGNVKLECPAIGKQFAAEEISAQVLRKLVDDASKFLNDSVTKAVVTVPAYFNDSQRTATKDAGRIAGLDVLRIINEPTAASLAYGFEKKNNETILVFDLGGGTFDVSVLEVGDGVFEVLSTSGDTHLGGDDFDKRIVDWLASNFKRDEGIDLLKDKQALQRLTETAEKAKMELSSLTQTNISLPFITATADGPKHIDTTLTRVKFEELCSDLLDRLKTPVETSLRDAKLSFKDLDEVILVGGSTRIPAVQELVKKMTGREPNVTVNPDEVVALGAAVQAGVLAGDVSDIVLLDVTPLSLGLETLGGVMTKIIPRNTTLPTSKSEVFSTAADGQTSVEINVLQGEREFVRDNKSLGSFRLDGIPPAPRGVPQIEVKFDIDANGILSVSAVDKGTGKKQDITITGASTLPNDEVQRMVQEGERFAKEDKEKRDAIDTKNQADSVVYQTEKQLKELGDKVPAEVKGKVEGKLKELKDAIAEGSTQAMKDTMSALNQEVMQLGQSLYNQPGAGAAPGAGPTPGAEAGASDSSNKGQDGDVIDADFTDSK from the exons ATGGCTTGTTCATCGGCAGCTCAAATTCATTTCCTCggtaatatttcattttcgtCGAGAAAAAACAGTAAAACCGGTCGTGAGAACACGGCGGGGTCgagaaatttgttttttgggCAAAGGGTTGGCGGGAACCGATTCGGGTCGGTCCCAAGCGCTGCGTTTTTGAGGTTGAAGAGTGAGAACAGAGGGAGAAGGTATGTCGGGCCGGTGAGGGTGGTGAATGAGAAGGTGGTGGGGATTGATTTGGGGACGACGAATTCGGCTGTCGCGGCTATGGAAGGAGGGAAGCCGACTATAGTGACGAATGCTGAGGGGCAAAGAACGACGCCGTCTGTGGTGGCGTACACGAAGAATGGGGATAGGTTGGTGGGTCAGATTGCGAAGAGGCAGGCGGTCGTGAACCCGGAGAACACCTTCTTTTCTGTGAAGAGGTTTATTGGGAGGAAGATGGTGGAGGTTGATGAGGAATCGAAGCAGGTTTCGTATAGAGTTGTGAGAGATGAGAATGGGAATGTGAAGTTGGAGTGTCCTGCTATCGGCAAGCAGTTTGCTGCTGAAGAGATTTCGGCCCAG GTCTTGAGAAAGCTTGTCGATGATGCGTCCAAGTTCTTAAATGATAGTGTGACTAAAGCAGTGGTCACAGTGCCTGCTTACTTCAATGATTCCCAGAGAACAGCAACAAAGGATGCTGGTCGAATTGCTGGCTTAGATGTTCTGCGTATAATTAATGAGCCTACTGCTGCTTCGTTGGCATATggatttgaaaagaaaaacaacgaGACCATCCTAGTGTTTGACCTTGGTGGTGGTACTTTTGATGTTTCAG TCCTTGAGGTCGGTGATGGAGTGTTTGAAGTGCTCTCCACCTCAGGCGATACGCATTTGGgtggtgatgattttgataag AGGATTGTTGATTGGCTTGCTTCAAACTTCAAGAGAGATGAAGGCATAGATCTTTTGAAGGACAAACAAGCTCTTCAGCGTCTAACTGAGACGGCTGAGAAGGCTAAGATGGAGCTGTCATCTTTGACTCAAACAAACATCAG CTTGCCTTTCATTACTGCTACTGCAGATGGGCCGAAGCATATTGACACCACCCTTACGAGGGTTAAGTTTGAGGAATTGTGTTCAGACCTACTGGACAG GCTCAAGACGCCTGTTGAAACTTCTTTGCGGGATGCAAAACTTTCCTTCAAGGATCTTGATGAGGTTATTCTTGTCGGTGGATCAACACGTATTCCAGCTGTTCAGGAGCTGGTGAAGAAGATGACTGGAAGGGAACCAAATGTTACAGTCAATCCTGATGAAGTTGTTGCCCTAGGAGCTGCCGTTCAG GCTGGTGTTCTTGCTGGTGATGTCAGTGACATTGTTCTGTTGGATGTGACCCCATTATCTCTTGGTTTGGAAACCTTGGGTGGTGTGATGACCAAAATTATTCCTAGAAATACAACTTTGCCCACTTCCAAGTCAGAGGTGTTCTCAACAGCTGCTGATGGTCAGACCAGTGTCGAGATCAATGTTCTCCAAGGTGAAAGAGAATTCGTGAGGGACAACAAATCTCTTGGCAGCTTCCGTCTTGATGGCATCCCTCCAGCACCGCGTGGGGTTCCTCAAATTGAGGTTAAATTTGACATCGATGCCAATGGTATTCTTTCTGTCTCTGCTGTTGACAAAGGCACCGGAAAGAAACAAGACATCACCATTACTGGTGCCAGCACTTTACCCAATGATGAG GTGCAAAGAATGGTGCAAGAAGGTGAGAGATTTGCCAAGGAGgataaagagaaaagagatGCTATTGACACCAAGAACCAGGCGGATTCTGTCGTATACCAAACGGAGAAACAGCTGAAGGAGCTGGGAGACAAGGTTCCAGCCGAAGTGAAGGGGAAGGTCGAAGGAAAACTCAAGGAGCTCAAGGATGCAATTGCAGAGGGTTCAACCCAAGCAATGAAGGACACTATGTCCGCCCTAAACCAAGAAGTTATGCAGCTTGGCCAGTCCCTTTACAACCAACCAGGAGCTGGGGCTGCACCTGGCGCTGGACCTACTCCTGGTGCTGAGGCTGGAGCTTCAGACTCATCCAACAAAGGACAGGATGGTGATGTCATCGATGCAGATTTCACTGACAGCAAGTGA
- the LOC102607216 gene encoding uncharacterized protein LOC102607216, with the protein MSEGGGDEALSSLNSPRSRVKFLCSHGGKILPRAVDGNLKYVGGETRVVAVPREINFSELMKKLSTIDDGDIVLKYQLIPEDLDSLVSVRNDEDVKHMMEEYDRHGSEGTPRLRAFLFPSTPVVVESQIPPMDPLAVEQRYIDAINGIVRTTTNGRLTPIKATRSSCLSSACSSPKSGSPDSMAVESMPHESILMDGYQNSRLSMHKVQSSPSLYNLSNPHLQSSSVSPHHFYQNPQHYYQNHHQPHPPYQPHRPAPLPVSTGPVDLSRGPMGHGQALYHSRSYSASRNYLGLGTHNKYAGFDESMYGCRRSETAGSLPHSPKKSNFYEGKGSG; encoded by the exons atgtctgAAGGTGGTGGGGATGAAGCGTTGTCGTCTTTGAATTCGCCGAGGAGCAGGGTTAAGTTTTTGTGCAGTCATGGCGGGAAAATCTTGCCCAGAGCAGTAGATGGAAATCTTAAGTACGTGGGTGGTGAGACACGCGTCGTTGCTGTTCCTCGTGAGATCAATTTTTCAg AGCTAATGAAGAAGCTTAGCACAATAGATGATGGTGACATAGTTCTCAAGTACCAGCTGATTCCTGAGGATCTAGATTCCTTGGTGTCTGTTAGAAACGATGAAGATGTGAAGCATATGATGGAGGAATATGATCGTCATGGAAGCGAAGGCACTCCAAGACTCAGAGCCTTCTTGTTCCCCTCCACTCCTGTTGTAGTTGAAAGCCAAATACCCCCCATGGATCCCCTAGCGGTTGAGCAGCGTTACATTGATGCAATCAATGGCATTGTTCGTACAACTACTAATGGGAGACTCACCCCAATCAAAGCGACACGTTCATCATGCCTTTCCTCTGCTTGTTCTTCCCCGAAATCGGGCTCCCCCGACAGCATGGCTGTTGAATCCATGCCTCACGAATCCATATTGATGGATGGCTACCAGAATAGTAGACTATCCATGCATAAAGTTCAAAGCTCTCCTAGTCTTTACAATCTCAGCAATCCCCACCTCCAAAGCAGCAGTGTTAGCCCTCATCATTTTTACCAGAATCCTCAGCATTACTACCAGAACCACCATCAACCTCACCCTCCTTACCAACCTCACAGACCAGCACCACTACCTGTTTCAACAGGTCCAGTTGACTTGTCGAGAGGTCCGATGGGACATGGTCAAGCCCTCTACCACTCCAGAAGTTACTCAGCAAGTAGAAACTATTTAGGACTTGGAACCCACAACAAATACGCAGGCTTTGATGAGTCGATGTACGGGTGTAGGAGGTCAGAGACAGCAGGGAGTCTACCCCATAGTCCAAAGAAAAGCAATTTTTATGAAGGCAAGGGATCAGGGTGA